One window from the genome of Bdellovibrio sp. NC01 encodes:
- the xseA gene encoding exodeoxyribonuclease VII large subunit, protein MSDTPNQPLRKSDFSAQMTLGENALAEKANEPSVLSVEQLNVYIKQLLEGQVGQVWVRGELSNFKAHTSGHFYFSLKDSKSQITAVMFRGNNSRLKFKPTDGMEVIVRGRITVYEPRGNYQLMCEMMEPVGAGALQKAFEQLKTKLKSEGLFEASRKRPLPTFPRHIAIVTSPTGAAIRDIMNVLSRRAKTIQVTVVPTIVQGEAAAPQIREALRKAIGLPEVDVIIVGRGGGSIEDMWCFNDEALARQIAASPIPIVSAVGHEIDFTIADFVADLRAPTPSAAAELVAKSTSELANKVKSAERMLYLSFEKKMKYLREKMLGLSKRLVDPQRRLQDLELRNDDLLTRLELAMSRLISVRSHKVELLSEKLGSPQDLIERRKKELEYFSSRSEKALLFAIEKKKARMGRLMGILDSLSPLKVVERGYSIVTKDSEVIKSARQVKKGDKLDIRLAQGSLTAVVDSVKED, encoded by the coding sequence ATGTCTGATACACCAAATCAACCTCTTCGCAAATCTGACTTTAGCGCTCAAATGACTTTGGGTGAAAATGCGTTGGCTGAAAAAGCGAACGAGCCGTCAGTACTTTCCGTCGAGCAGCTAAATGTTTATATTAAGCAACTTCTTGAAGGACAAGTCGGTCAGGTTTGGGTGCGTGGTGAGCTTTCGAATTTTAAAGCGCACACGTCAGGTCATTTCTATTTTTCTTTAAAAGATTCTAAATCACAAATCACAGCAGTGATGTTCCGTGGCAATAATTCGCGTTTGAAGTTCAAACCGACAGACGGCATGGAAGTGATCGTTCGTGGTCGTATCACAGTATACGAGCCGCGCGGTAACTATCAGTTGATGTGTGAGATGATGGAGCCAGTCGGTGCGGGAGCTTTGCAAAAAGCTTTCGAACAACTGAAGACAAAATTGAAATCTGAAGGACTGTTTGAAGCATCTCGCAAACGTCCTTTGCCGACGTTCCCTCGTCATATCGCTATCGTGACGTCACCAACGGGCGCGGCAATTCGCGATATTATGAACGTGCTTTCTCGCCGTGCGAAAACTATTCAGGTCACTGTCGTACCAACTATTGTACAAGGTGAAGCGGCGGCGCCACAGATTCGTGAAGCTCTTCGTAAAGCGATTGGTTTGCCCGAGGTTGATGTCATCATCGTTGGCCGTGGTGGCGGTTCGATTGAAGATATGTGGTGTTTCAACGACGAAGCGTTGGCCCGTCAAATTGCGGCAAGTCCGATTCCGATTGTATCGGCTGTGGGTCACGAAATTGATTTTACTATTGCTGACTTCGTTGCGGATCTTCGTGCACCGACACCATCGGCTGCGGCGGAATTGGTTGCGAAAAGCACTTCAGAACTTGCTAACAAAGTGAAATCTGCAGAGCGTATGCTTTATCTTTCTTTTGAAAAGAAGATGAAGTACTTGCGTGAAAAAATGTTGGGATTGTCGAAACGCTTGGTCGATCCACAACGTCGCTTACAAGATTTGGAATTGCGTAATGATGATTTGCTGACTCGTTTAGAGTTGGCGATGTCACGTTTGATTTCTGTGCGTTCACACAAAGTGGAATTGCTTAGTGAAAAACTAGGTAGTCCGCAAGATTTGATTGAGCGTCGCAAAAAAGAATTGGAATACTTTTCGTCGCGTTCAGAAAAAGCATTGTTGTTCGCGATTGAAAAGAAAAAAGCTCGTATGGGTCGCTTGATGGGTATCCTTGATAGCTTAAGCCCCTTGAAAGTCGTAGAGCGCGGCTATTCTATCGTAACTAAAGACTCAGAAGTTATTAAATCAGCACGTCAGGTGAAGAAGGGCGATAAGCTTGATATTCGTTTGGCGCAGGGATCACTGACCGCTGTTGTTGACAGCGTGAAGGAGGATTAA
- a CDS encoding exodeoxyribonuclease VII small subunit, giving the protein MDFEKKLGRLEEIVQKMEKGDLALEDSLKLFEEGVKLSRECHARLNEAEAKVKILMSVDANGNPVTKDFTPEEN; this is encoded by the coding sequence ATGGATTTTGAAAAAAAATTGGGCCGTCTTGAAGAGATCGTTCAAAAAATGGAAAAGGGCGATTTGGCTCTTGAAGACTCATTGAAGCTTTTTGAAGAAGGCGTAAAACTTTCTCGTGAATGTCATGCAAGATTGAACGAAGCGGAAGCGAAAGTGAAAATCTTGATGAGTGTCGATGCTAACGGCAATCCTGTGACGAAAGACTTCACGCCAGAGGAAAACTAG
- a CDS encoding polyprenyl synthetase family protein, with product MDFAIQLEQEMALKVQTVNQFVEKYLSEMELPKGSAIAELRKSMLYSATNGGKRFRPVLSLLVAELFGCAQERILPFAAAVEFIHTYSLIHDDLPCMDNDDMRRGKPTNHKVFGEDFALLAGDALLTEAFMVIARNYSDNGFLIGRLTELLSEAAGIRGMVGGQAIDLRAGEKQMSVEELTHLHVLKTGALIRVAVEGAAVIAGAKPSDIESLKKFGEGLGLAFQVADDVLDHGEKDQDIRSFTGVLGLDGTKDYLKKISDSTTAELHKVSGDAPMLEYLISFNLNRQV from the coding sequence TTGGATTTTGCAATTCAGCTTGAACAAGAGATGGCTTTGAAAGTGCAAACTGTGAATCAGTTTGTGGAAAAATATCTTTCAGAGATGGAATTGCCAAAAGGTTCTGCGATTGCAGAGCTTCGCAAGTCGATGCTGTATTCAGCAACGAATGGTGGAAAACGTTTCCGTCCGGTGCTGTCTTTGTTGGTCGCTGAACTGTTCGGTTGTGCGCAAGAGCGCATCTTGCCTTTCGCTGCGGCTGTCGAATTCATTCATACTTATTCTTTAATTCATGACGATTTGCCATGCATGGATAACGATGACATGCGCAGAGGTAAACCCACGAACCATAAAGTTTTCGGCGAAGACTTTGCCTTGCTTGCGGGTGATGCGTTGTTGACGGAAGCATTCATGGTGATTGCTCGTAACTACAGCGATAACGGTTTTCTTATCGGTCGTTTAACAGAGTTATTGTCGGAAGCGGCAGGCATTCGTGGCATGGTCGGTGGCCAAGCTATTGATTTACGTGCGGGCGAAAAGCAAATGAGCGTCGAAGAGCTGACGCATTTACACGTTTTAAAAACAGGTGCTTTGATTCGTGTTGCGGTTGAAGGTGCGGCTGTGATTGCCGGTGCCAAACCATCTGACATTGAATCGCTTAAAAAATTCGGTGAAGGTTTAGGACTTGCATTCCAAGTCGCTGACGATGTTTTGGATCACGGTGAAAAGGATCAAGATATTCGTAGCTTCACAGGTGTTTTGGGTCTTGATGGCACAAAAGATTATCTTAAAAAAATCAGTGATTCGACAACGGCTGAACTTCACAAAGTTTCTGGTGATGCGCCGATGTTAGAATATCTCATCAGTTTCAATCTGAACCGTCAGGTGTAG
- a CDS encoding TlyA family RNA methyltransferase: MGKTRLDVYLVEKGFAQSRTHAQELIEAGQVFLNEGSNKKVLKKSSFSVDANFDGKITVELGPANRYVSRGGLKLEGALKHVGLSVQGLKALDVGISTGGFTDCLLQSGAEFVLGVDVGHGQVSLMLKDHPRLKVLEGINARALSSEEKVLALTPPEKFDLIVMDVSFISIELIIPELASFLKPTGHLLSLVKPQFEVGVDGLSKGGIVKDVSLYPKVEEKIKSCCQQHHFEVKDYFASSIEGKDGNHEFFVFAKKS; this comes from the coding sequence ATGGGAAAGACTCGCTTAGATGTCTATCTTGTGGAAAAAGGTTTTGCGCAATCGCGAACTCACGCCCAAGAGTTGATCGAAGCGGGTCAGGTTTTTCTTAACGAAGGTTCTAATAAAAAAGTTTTAAAAAAATCGAGTTTCTCTGTGGATGCGAACTTTGACGGAAAAATCACTGTCGAGTTGGGCCCCGCAAATCGTTACGTTTCGCGCGGCGGTTTGAAGCTTGAAGGTGCTTTGAAGCACGTCGGTCTTTCTGTTCAAGGACTGAAAGCGTTGGATGTTGGTATTTCCACAGGTGGCTTTACCGATTGTTTATTGCAAAGCGGTGCTGAATTCGTTTTGGGCGTTGATGTCGGTCACGGACAAGTCAGCCTGATGTTAAAAGATCATCCGCGCCTTAAAGTGCTTGAAGGGATCAACGCGCGTGCTCTTTCTTCAGAGGAAAAGGTCCTTGCTTTGACGCCACCAGAAAAGTTCGACTTGATCGTCATGGACGTGTCGTTTATTTCGATTGAACTCATCATTCCTGAGCTTGCGTCATTCTTGAAACCCACTGGCCATTTGTTGAGTCTTGTGAAGCCGCAATTTGAAGTCGGCGTTGACGGACTTTCTAAGGGTGGTATCGTCAAGGATGTTTCTTTATATCCAAAAGTCGAAGAGAAAATAAAATCCTGCTGCCAACAGCACCATTTTGAAGTGAAGGATTATTTTGCATCGTCCATCGAAGGAAAGGATGGCAACCATGAGTTTTTTGTTTTCGCGAAAAAGTCTTAG
- a CDS encoding patatin-like phospholipase family protein, which produces MSFLFSRKSLSLFLGLAVLAGCQSMKTREDVRKATRPSTPTTPSTTSTAPSTREQQEQAPPTQTETSFPPTTEAPPPPPPPVIPAMPKIGIILGAGGAKTYAHIGFLHELAKNKVPVYAIGGIELATPMAALYANRELANDVEWQMFKLKDDQVVRKSILGSVHKNNEVSILKDFANTAFNKSKVEDFKLPFACPSFNFKKNQVFLMNRGSLEQILYFCMAYPPFFQPYQGNVSAIRDVTALANYLRTKGANYIVLVNVLQAPGGSRPYTLDASATDNVLWSEIAGVYNKPLPGVDSVITLDTSDYGIMDFDKRREIMNKGGDSAARQLKSLTRKWGL; this is translated from the coding sequence ATGAGTTTTTTGTTTTCGCGAAAAAGTCTTAGTTTATTTTTAGGTCTTGCAGTTCTAGCGGGCTGTCAGTCGATGAAGACTCGAGAAGATGTTCGTAAAGCAACTCGTCCAAGCACGCCAACAACTCCATCAACAACATCGACTGCGCCTTCAACTCGCGAGCAGCAAGAACAAGCTCCTCCAACGCAAACAGAGACTTCATTTCCACCAACAACGGAAGCACCACCACCACCGCCGCCCCCAGTTATTCCTGCTATGCCGAAGATTGGTATTATTTTGGGCGCAGGTGGCGCAAAGACTTATGCACACATCGGTTTCTTACATGAGCTAGCAAAAAATAAAGTTCCAGTTTACGCAATTGGCGGTATTGAACTTGCGACGCCGATGGCAGCTTTGTACGCGAATCGCGAACTTGCCAACGACGTTGAATGGCAGATGTTTAAATTGAAAGACGATCAAGTTGTTAGAAAATCCATCTTGGGTTCGGTTCATAAAAACAATGAAGTATCGATCTTGAAAGATTTCGCGAATACGGCATTCAATAAAAGCAAAGTCGAAGATTTCAAACTTCCGTTTGCATGTCCTTCTTTCAATTTCAAAAAGAACCAAGTGTTCTTGATGAACAGAGGCAGCCTTGAACAGATTCTTTATTTCTGTATGGCGTATCCTCCCTTTTTCCAACCGTATCAAGGAAACGTCAGTGCGATTCGTGACGTGACAGCGCTTGCGAACTATCTTCGCACAAAAGGAGCTAACTACATTGTTCTTGTGAACGTGTTGCAAGCTCCAGGCGGTTCAAGACCGTACACTTTGGATGCCTCAGCAACCGACAACGTTCTATGGAGTGAGATCGCTGGTGTATATAATAAGCCTTTGCCAGGAGTCGACAGTGTGATTACCTTGGACACGTCTGATTATGGTATTATGGATTTCGATAAACGTCGTGAGATCATGAATAAGGGCGGCGACTCTGCTGCTCGCCAATTGAAATCACTGACTCGTAAATGGGGCCTATAG
- a CDS encoding aminopeptidase P family protein has translation MRKPIYDMNIFAERRKKIGQEIQGGALIVASHPELIRNHDVHFPYRQDSNMFYLTGWEEPDSILIYRPGLKPETVMFVRRKDPERETWDGFRYGMEGCEQEFKVDKAYPIDEFEKQAPQLLKEVDRVYYRQYKNKEVDERMETVLNTVKLLQGRSGLGLLSIHDADTLIGEHRLVKSEYELSQLREACEISAQAHLAAMRFTRPGVTERQVQGVLTHQFYMRGSAREGYGFIVASGNAATTLHYNFNDQVCKDGDLLLIDAGAEYNYYTGDITRTYPVNGKFTDEQARVYEAVLKVQKDIIDFIKPGIVFKELHDMGTSMLTDAMLELGLLSGRKDDLIQALAQKKYYPHGIGHWLGMDVHDAGLYFKKGEPRPIEANMCFTIEPGLYIPAEDTSAPQKYRGIGIRIEDNIRVTSHGSENMTTSVPKEISDIEKVVGKA, from the coding sequence ATGAGAAAACCAATTTATGACATGAATATTTTTGCTGAGAGAAGAAAGAAAATTGGACAAGAGATCCAAGGCGGCGCCTTGATCGTTGCTTCTCATCCTGAATTGATCAGAAATCACGATGTGCATTTCCCATATCGCCAAGATTCAAATATGTTCTATCTGACTGGTTGGGAAGAGCCAGATTCTATCTTGATCTACCGCCCAGGTTTGAAACCTGAAACTGTGATGTTCGTTCGCAGAAAAGATCCAGAGCGCGAAACTTGGGATGGTTTCCGTTATGGTATGGAAGGTTGCGAACAAGAATTCAAAGTTGATAAAGCATACCCAATCGACGAATTTGAAAAACAAGCTCCGCAACTTTTGAAAGAAGTGGATCGCGTTTATTACCGTCAGTACAAAAACAAAGAAGTTGATGAGCGCATGGAAACTGTGTTGAACACAGTAAAACTTCTTCAAGGTCGTTCGGGTCTTGGTTTATTGAGCATCCATGATGCTGACACTTTGATTGGTGAACACCGTTTGGTGAAATCAGAATATGAACTAAGCCAATTGCGTGAAGCGTGCGAAATTTCCGCACAAGCTCACTTGGCGGCGATGCGTTTCACTCGTCCGGGCGTGACAGAACGCCAAGTTCAAGGTGTTCTAACTCATCAATTCTATATGCGTGGATCTGCTCGTGAAGGTTACGGCTTCATCGTAGCTTCTGGTAATGCAGCCACGACATTGCACTACAACTTCAACGATCAAGTTTGTAAAGATGGCGACTTGCTGTTGATCGACGCTGGTGCGGAATACAATTACTACACAGGTGACATCACGCGTACGTACCCAGTAAATGGTAAATTCACTGACGAGCAAGCACGTGTTTACGAAGCTGTGTTGAAAGTTCAAAAAGACATCATCGACTTCATCAAGCCAGGTATCGTGTTTAAAGAATTGCACGACATGGGCACTTCGATGTTGACGGATGCGATGCTTGAACTTGGTTTGTTGTCAGGTCGAAAAGACGATTTGATTCAAGCGTTGGCTCAGAAAAAATATTATCCGCACGGCATTGGTCACTGGTTGGGTATGGATGTGCATGACGCTGGTTTGTACTTCAAAAAAGGCGAACCACGTCCTATCGAAGCAAACATGTGTTTCACAATTGAACCAGGTTTGTATATCCCTGCAGAAGACACTTCAGCGCCACAAAAATATCGTGGTATCGGTATCCGCATTGAAGACAACATTCGCGTGACTTCACACGGTTCTGAAAACATGACGACTTCGGTTCCGAAAGAAATTTCTGATATCGAAAAAGTTGTAGGTAAAGCGTAA
- a CDS encoding HAD family phosphatase: MKYKDYSPDIWKRIHTTLDKVLKEDSQPVAAFDADGTLWDTDLGETFFHYQIDNKLVPLPANAWEHYESMKAVEPTKAYLWLAQICQNVELKTVHEWAKNAIKASAPLPIFSEQKKLIDLFLSKGVKVYVITASVKWAVEPGAAMLGLQYDDVLGVETIQTNGVISDSQKGIITYKQGKVDALLAHTGGKRPFFASGNTMGDYQLLQSATELSLAVSAASRDDKLFKTESELAQNAQNFGWLSHRFI, translated from the coding sequence ATGAAATACAAAGACTATTCCCCAGACATCTGGAAGCGCATTCATACGACACTTGATAAAGTTTTGAAAGAGGATTCACAACCTGTCGCTGCCTTTGATGCCGACGGAACTTTGTGGGATACCGATCTGGGAGAAACGTTCTTTCACTACCAAATAGATAACAAACTTGTCCCACTTCCAGCCAACGCGTGGGAACATTATGAATCCATGAAAGCCGTGGAACCGACAAAAGCTTACCTTTGGCTAGCTCAAATCTGCCAAAATGTGGAGCTGAAGACGGTGCATGAGTGGGCCAAGAATGCGATTAAAGCTTCTGCTCCACTGCCGATTTTTTCTGAGCAGAAAAAATTGATCGACTTATTTTTGTCAAAGGGCGTGAAAGTCTACGTTATCACGGCTTCTGTCAAATGGGCTGTGGAACCGGGCGCTGCAATGCTGGGCCTGCAATACGATGACGTGCTTGGGGTTGAAACAATTCAAACCAACGGTGTTATTTCGGACTCACAAAAAGGCATCATCACTTACAAACAAGGCAAGGTCGATGCGTTGCTTGCGCACACAGGTGGCAAGCGCCCGTTCTTCGCCAGCGGCAACACCATGGGCGATTATCAGCTTCTGCAATCGGCGACGGAACTAAGCTTAGCTGTCAGTGCAGCTTCCCGCGATGACAAATTATTTAAGACTGAATCGGAGTTGGCGCAGAACGCGCAGAATTTCGGTTGGTTGTCTCACCGTTTTATTTAG
- a CDS encoding glycerol-3-phosphate dehydrogenase/oxidase — translation MKNFSFANRIQNIGKMKTQEFDLVVIGGGINGAGVARDASARGMKVALIEARDFASGTSSKSSKLIHGGIRYLENLEFKLVFEALNERTKLFEMAPHLVHPLRFMIPLYQESRVGIAKMGMGMWLYDALALFQAPEMHERCSAKESMARMPALREKNLLGSYIYSDAYMDDDRLVIETLRAANENGAVCANYVNATGAEFGTDGKITGVVCQDTISKEKFTIKGRHVISSVGPWTDEVGHTLFKDWKKILRPTKGVHLTLPKHRLPLSSAVVMGAEQSDRIVFGIPRHEMIIIGTTDTDYKESPENVTTTPEDVKYLLEITDHYFPGAKVTSHDIIASYAGVRPLVNDGSSTEGKTSREHTIIDDPRGVTFVAGGKYTTYRLMCQQTVEHALKSFTMEDRAKFARPDTTKPLNEYTSVDAFQQALALTYSWSRELGRPADDITQLAERYGKEAEVIVSRYSEDYTYWQLEAAQAIDSTMCLHLRDFFARRTHLFLADRNHGVKHIDEIAQVFQEKMGWSDSRLHDEKHMLTEYMAHEIDWKKHFPNN, via the coding sequence ATGAAAAATTTCTCTTTCGCAAACCGAATTCAAAATATCGGAAAAATGAAAACACAAGAATTCGATCTTGTGGTCATCGGGGGAGGAATTAACGGAGCAGGCGTTGCAAGAGATGCCTCTGCACGTGGAATGAAAGTCGCGTTGATTGAAGCACGCGACTTCGCATCAGGGACTTCGTCTAAATCCAGCAAACTGATTCATGGCGGTATTCGCTATTTAGAAAATCTTGAATTCAAACTTGTTTTTGAAGCTTTGAACGAACGTACAAAATTATTTGAGATGGCTCCGCATTTGGTGCATCCTTTGCGTTTCATGATCCCCCTATATCAAGAAAGCCGTGTTGGTATCGCGAAGATGGGTATGGGTATGTGGTTGTACGATGCCTTGGCATTGTTCCAAGCACCTGAAATGCATGAACGCTGTAGTGCTAAAGAATCAATGGCGCGCATGCCGGCTCTTCGCGAAAAAAATCTTTTAGGCTCGTACATTTATTCAGACGCTTACATGGATGACGATCGCCTGGTGATCGAAACATTGCGTGCAGCAAATGAAAATGGCGCCGTGTGCGCGAACTATGTAAATGCAACGGGCGCTGAATTTGGTACGGATGGAAAAATCACGGGCGTCGTTTGCCAAGATACTATCAGCAAAGAGAAATTCACAATCAAAGGTCGTCACGTCATTAGCTCTGTCGGTCCATGGACTGACGAAGTAGGGCATACACTTTTCAAAGATTGGAAAAAAATCTTACGTCCAACGAAAGGCGTGCATTTAACTTTGCCGAAACATCGCTTGCCACTTTCAAGTGCAGTGGTGATGGGTGCAGAGCAAAGCGATCGCATCGTCTTTGGTATTCCTCGCCATGAGATGATCATTATCGGTACAACGGATACGGACTATAAAGAGTCGCCTGAAAATGTAACGACGACTCCGGAAGACGTGAAGTATCTTTTAGAAATCACGGATCATTACTTCCCGGGTGCGAAAGTGACTTCTCACGATATCATTGCAAGCTACGCTGGTGTAAGGCCGCTTGTTAATGACGGTTCAAGCACTGAAGGTAAAACAAGTCGCGAACACACTATTATTGACGACCCACGTGGCGTGACATTTGTCGCTGGTGGAAAATACACGACCTATCGTTTGATGTGTCAGCAAACGGTTGAACACGCATTGAAATCTTTCACTATGGAAGATCGCGCGAAGTTTGCCCGTCCTGATACAACGAAGCCACTGAATGAATACACATCTGTGGATGCCTTCCAACAAGCGCTAGCCTTAACATATAGTTGGTCGCGCGAATTAGGTCGTCCTGCTGATGACATCACGCAATTGGCTGAACGTTATGGTAAAGAAGCGGAAGTGATCGTCAGTCGTTATTCTGAAGACTATACGTACTGGCAATTAGAAGCGGCACAAGCGATTGATTCAACGATGTGTCTGCATTTGCGCGACTTCTTCGCGCGTCGTACGCATTTATTCTTAGCGGATCGCAATCACGGCGTGAAACACATCGATGAAATCGCTCAAGTATTCCAAGAAAAGATGGGTTGGAGTGATTCGCGTCTGCACGATGAAAAACATATGCTGACAGAGTATATGGCTCACGAAATCGATTGGAAAAAGCACTTCCCTAATAATTAG
- a CDS encoding rod shape-determining protein, translating into MSFFDKVQDYFSNDIAIDLGTANTLVYVKGRGIILDEPSVVAVQKNYRGMQNRVLAVGKEAKDMLGRTPGSIVAIRPIKDGVIADFEVTQSMLKYFIGKSLGEKKSFIRPRIIICVPYGITQVEKRAVKEAAQSAGAREVYLIEEPMAAAIGAGLPITEPSGNMVVDMGGGTTGVAVISLGGIVYCKSIKVAGDKFDEAIVNYVRRQFNLLIGERTAENIKIQIGNAYPFEEEKTMEIKGRDLVAGAPKTIEITSSQVNDALMDPLSEVVDAVRTALEKTPPELASDIVDNGIVLTGGGALLANLDVLLRERTGLPVSIAEDPLSCVVMGSGKVLDQLDLLRQLTVD; encoded by the coding sequence ATGAGTTTTTTTGATAAAGTACAAGACTATTTTTCGAATGATATCGCAATCGACTTGGGCACAGCGAACACTCTTGTGTACGTTAAAGGCCGCGGAATCATTCTTGATGAACCATCTGTCGTAGCAGTTCAAAAGAACTACCGCGGAATGCAAAATCGCGTTCTTGCAGTAGGCAAAGAAGCGAAGGACATGTTGGGTCGTACACCAGGTTCAATCGTAGCAATTCGTCCAATCAAAGACGGTGTTATCGCGGACTTCGAAGTGACTCAATCGATGTTGAAGTACTTCATCGGTAAATCTTTGGGCGAGAAAAAATCTTTCATCCGTCCTCGTATCATCATCTGCGTTCCTTACGGAATCACTCAGGTAGAAAAACGTGCGGTTAAAGAAGCTGCTCAATCAGCCGGTGCTCGTGAAGTGTATTTGATCGAAGAGCCAATGGCAGCTGCGATCGGTGCAGGTCTTCCAATCACTGAACCATCAGGCAACATGGTTGTCGATATGGGTGGTGGTACGACGGGTGTCGCGGTTATTTCTTTGGGTGGTATCGTTTACTGTAAATCAATCAAAGTTGCGGGCGATAAATTCGACGAAGCGATCGTGAACTACGTTCGCCGCCAATTCAACTTGTTGATCGGTGAAAGAACTGCTGAAAACATCAAAATCCAAATCGGTAACGCTTATCCATTCGAAGAAGAAAAAACGATGGAAATCAAAGGTCGTGACCTTGTTGCCGGTGCTCCTAAGACAATCGAAATCACAAGCTCACAAGTGAACGATGCTTTGATGGATCCATTGTCTGAAGTGGTTGATGCTGTTCGTACGGCTCTTGAAAAAACTCCGCCAGAACTTGCTTCTGATATCGTTGATAACGGTATCGTGTTGACGGGTGGTGGTGCATTGCTTGCGAACTTGGATGTGCTTCTTCGTGAAAGAACTGGACTGCCAGTTTCAATCGCAGAAGACCCATTGAGCTGTGTTGTGATGGGTTCTGGTAAAGTTCTAGACCAGCTCGACCTTCTCAGACAGCTAACTGTCGATTAG